The Sphingomonas alpina genome has a segment encoding these proteins:
- a CDS encoding adenosine deaminase has protein sequence MTDLDRFIAGLPKAELHLHIEGSLEPELMFALAERNQVTIPFASVDEVRAAYSFSRLQDFLDIYYQGAEVLRTERDFHDLATAYFDRAAADGVVHAEIMFDPQTHTARGISFDTVIAGLLSGMAEAEARHGLTAKLILCFLRHLDEEDAFATLKAAEPWLDRIAAVGLDSGELGNPPEKFARVFAAARAQGLRLVAHAGEEGPPDYVRQALDLLGIDRLDHGNRSLEDPVLTARLARMGMTLTVCPLSNLKLCVVESMEAHPIDRMLRAGLRATVNSDDPAYFGGYIADNYRAAAAGRGLDRDDLVALARNSFLGSFLNDDEVAGHLAALDAYVEGDAA, from the coding sequence CTGATGTTCGCATTGGCCGAGCGCAATCAGGTCACGATCCCGTTCGCGAGCGTCGATGAGGTTCGCGCCGCCTACAGCTTCTCGCGGCTGCAGGACTTTCTCGATATCTATTATCAGGGTGCGGAAGTATTGCGCACCGAGCGCGACTTCCACGACCTTGCCACGGCTTATTTCGATCGCGCGGCAGCCGATGGCGTGGTCCATGCCGAGATCATGTTCGACCCGCAGACCCACACCGCGCGCGGCATTTCGTTCGACACGGTGATCGCCGGCCTGTTGTCGGGCATGGCCGAAGCCGAGGCCAGGCATGGCCTGACCGCCAAGCTGATTCTATGCTTCCTGCGCCATCTCGACGAGGAGGACGCCTTTGCGACGCTGAAGGCAGCCGAACCCTGGCTCGACCGGATCGCAGCGGTCGGGCTCGATTCGGGCGAACTCGGCAATCCCCCCGAGAAGTTCGCCCGCGTGTTCGCTGCCGCCCGGGCGCAGGGGCTGAGACTGGTCGCCCATGCCGGCGAAGAGGGCCCGCCGGACTATGTCCGCCAGGCGCTCGACCTGCTCGGCATCGACCGGCTCGATCATGGCAATCGCAGCCTGGAGGATCCGGTGCTCACCGCGCGACTGGCGCGGATGGGCATGACCCTGACCGTCTGCCCATTGTCCAATCTGAAGCTGTGCGTGGTCGAGAGCATGGAGGCGCATCCGATCGACCGCATGCTTCGCGCTGGATTGCGGGCAACGGTCAATTCCGACGATCCGGCCTATTTCGGCGGTTATATCGCGGATAATTACCGCGCCGCCGCCGCCGGGCGCGGGCTCGATCGCGACGATCTGGTCGCTTTGGCGCGGAACTCCTTCCTCGGGTCGTTCCTCAACGATGACGAGGTCGCCGGGCATCTTGCGGCACTGGATGCCTATGTCGAGGGGGACGCGGCGTGA
- a CDS encoding phosphoribosyltransferase, translated as MTIYTHIPQAQFVADIRALAGRLDSDASWNPTFIIGIGRGGLVPAVFLSHATGLPMLSVDFSSQVEDFSDAPLVRLAARTREGERLLFLDDINDTGRTIANLRRALAEAGAVPGSIRFATLMDNIRSDQRVEYHAREIDRSVTKDWFIFPWEAVAPDVAIALDAAMVPERTA; from the coding sequence GTGACGATCTACACGCATATTCCGCAGGCGCAGTTCGTTGCCGATATCCGCGCGCTGGCGGGCCGGCTCGATAGCGATGCGAGCTGGAACCCGACCTTCATCATCGGCATCGGCCGGGGCGGGCTCGTGCCCGCAGTGTTCCTGAGTCACGCCACCGGCCTGCCGATGCTGTCGGTCGATTTTTCATCGCAAGTCGAGGATTTCTCCGACGCGCCGCTGGTCCGCCTCGCGGCGCGCACACGCGAGGGCGAGCGGCTGCTGTTCCTCGACGATATCAACGACACCGGCCGCACCATCGCCAATCTGCGTCGCGCACTGGCCGAGGCGGGCGCAGTGCCGGGCAGCATTCGATTTGCCACGCTGATGGACAATATCCGTTCCGACCAGCGCGTCGAATATCATGCGCGCGAGATCGACCGGTCAGTGACCAAGGACTGGTTCATCTTTCCCTGGGAAGCGGTCGCGCCCGATGTGGCGATCGCACTCGATGCGGCGATGGTGCCGGAGCGCACCGCTTAG
- a CDS encoding arginase family protein, with protein sequence MLATRLSRETGLPVQVVGTAGKPLAADWTIELPAAMPGLRLLARELDRALSEGRRALTLLPRCAAGLATLPVISKRHPGAAIVWFDAHGDCNIPDRTSTGYLGGMVLSGAAGMWPTGLGAGLTLDQVILVGSRDLDRSERELIDAGRIELVECGPDLADRLRTAVAGRPVYLHIDCDVLEPGIVPTEYQVPGGLTLADLGSVCDVLAGFEMVGMEIAELEAVWPDGAPAVLDPLIDALRPLVDALTIGAHPI encoded by the coding sequence ATGCTCGCGACGCGCCTTTCCCGCGAGACCGGCTTGCCGGTTCAGGTAGTCGGAACGGCTGGCAAGCCCCTTGCCGCGGATTGGACGATCGAATTGCCCGCCGCAATGCCGGGCTTGCGGCTTCTCGCGCGTGAGCTCGATCGGGCCCTGTCCGAGGGGCGTCGCGCGCTGACCCTCCTCCCTCGCTGTGCCGCTGGACTGGCCACGTTGCCGGTCATTTCGAAAAGGCATCCCGGCGCTGCCATTGTCTGGTTCGATGCGCATGGCGACTGCAACATACCCGACCGCACCAGCACGGGTTACCTTGGCGGGATGGTTTTGAGCGGCGCGGCCGGCATGTGGCCGACCGGCCTTGGCGCCGGCCTGACCCTCGATCAGGTCATTCTGGTCGGCAGCCGCGATCTCGATCGCAGCGAGCGCGAGCTGATCGATGCCGGCCGGATCGAGCTGGTGGAATGCGGTCCCGATCTGGCGGATCGCCTCCGCACGGCGGTGGCCGGCAGGCCTGTCTATCTGCACATCGATTGCGACGTGCTGGAACCCGGCATCGTTCCGACCGAGTATCAGGTTCCCGGTGGCCTCACATTGGCAGACCTTGGGTCGGTCTGCGACGTGCTGGCCGGTTTCGAGATGGTCGGCATGGAAATAGCGGAGCTGGAGGCGGTCTGGCCGGATGGAGCTCCGGCTGTGCTGGACCCGCTGATCGATGCGCTCCGACCGCTTGTCGACGCGCTCACCATCGGCGCGCATCCGATCTAA